One Mya arenaria isolate MELC-2E11 chromosome 5, ASM2691426v1 genomic window carries:
- the LOC128236116 gene encoding equistatin-like, whose translation MLTFLFLSALVAGSMAVIPCPENACALMKCAAVADCVGRVNENGGWCGCCDICMTQLVEGQVCMQTFLLGVPATSECGEGLECSRESGTCVKTVIPKTADTTTMAPCLRRKEEIERGRQNGLPLIGVSEPVCDVNGNFHAVQCFGSVCTCVDREGQQLQDFKADIGSLATMNCQCARDLDDYMKSGLVGKLFYCDANGNYKTTTAAPMEASTAAPATSGSLLGSIVSGMQVINGACAKELTSAQSSGLLGTFVPECDADGMYTPRQCQGSECYCVRKDGTKIEGYSAPISQKMHVTCQCARDKDSYATMGLMGRIHTCRLNGNYQVYQCLGSMCHCTDSAGNRIEGSASVAIADINDLKC comes from the exons atgttgacatttttatttctctCCGCACTCGTGGCCGGAAGTATGGCGGTTATTCCGTGTCCGGAAAACGCATGCGCGTTGATGAAATGCGCGGCGGTAGCAGACTGTGTCGGCCGCGTGAACGAAAATGGCGGCTGGTGTGGCTGCTGCGACATCTGCATGACGCAGCTTG TTGAAGGTCAGGTGTGCATGCAGACGTTCCTGCTCGGTGTGCCCGCCACTTCCGAATGTGGAGAGGGGCTAGAATGCTCCCGGGAGTCCGGCACTTGCGTGAAAACAG TAATTCCGAAAACCGCTGACACAACGACAA TGGCGCCATGCCTCCGACGGAAAGAGGAGATCGAACGTGGTCGCCAGAACGGACTACCACTCATTGGCGTCTCTGAGCCCGTCTGTGACGTCAACGGAAACTTCCACGCTGTGCAGTGCTTTGGTTCCGT GTGTACCTGCGTGGACCGTGAGGGACAGCAACTCCAGGACTTCAAGGCAGACATAGGTTCCCTCGCAACCATGAACTGCC AGTGCGCCCGTGACCTTGACGACTACATGAAGAGCGGACTGGTCGGAAAGTTGTTCTACTGCGACGCAAATGGCAACTATAAGACAACCACTGCCGCCCCCATGGAGGCCTCCACCGCCGCACCCGCCACATCCGGCTCGCTGCTAGGCAGTATCGTTAGCGGAATGCAAGTCATAAACG GCGCATGCGCCAAGGAGTTAACGTCTGCCCAGTCGAGCGGCCTGCTGGGGACGTTCGTTCCGGAGTGTGACGCAGACGGCATGTACACGCCCAGGCAGTGCCAGGGATCCGA ATGTTATTGCGTAAGAAAAGATGGTACCAAGATTGAAGGTTATTCTGCACCTATTTCCCAGAAGATGCATGTCACGTGTC AGTGTGCACGTGACAAGGACTCGTACGCGACTATGGGCCTGATGGGGCGTATCCACACGTGCCGTTTAAACGGAAACTACCAGGTCTATCAGTGCCTCGGCTCCATGTGCCACTGCACAGACTCCGCCGGAAACAGGATTGAGGGCAGCGCATCCGTCGCCATCGCTGATATCAACGATCTCAAATGCTAA